A region of the Ctenopharyngodon idella isolate HZGC_01 chromosome 2, HZGC01, whole genome shotgun sequence genome:
CAAAGAAATAttccattcacacacacatctgcTTATCAGGATAATCAGTAAAATAACAAAGCATATTTGCTCTGATATTATGCTATTTCATCCCAGACTGTGTAATGATGACATCTTAGAGCTCTGAGAAACTTGGACTTTCAATTTTAACTACTAGAACAGGAATATATGAAAACTAAAACAGTGAAACTAAAGTGCGTCTCAGGAATCTGTGCAACTGCTTCCGCCACAGGTGTCCTGTTCACAGtataacaatgtttttaagttTAAGGCTGTTTCAACATGTAAATCCAGCACGACTGTCCATTTGTATAACATTAAACCATGTTTAGTTATTTGCTCAATGCATTAGTTGGTTTTATGAGAGGAACTGAAGAATCTTATCAGTCTCTCAGGCCTGGTATAAAGGCACGACTCGTTTGATGTTCTGTCTGCAGATGGGACAGTTGGGTTGCGGTAAGGCCTGATAGCAGCGGAAACAGCAGCACACGTGTCCGCAGTCCAGCAGCACGCAGCTTCGTGGATTACTCAGGCATATCACGCAAGCGTTCTCCAGATTATCCCCGCcattctcctcctcctctctttcTGCCATCAGTTCAAACTCCCTCCTCATGTTCTCTTGCTCCCAGCGCAGCTTCAGTTGCCGGTAGTACCTGCGTCCCACCCACATCAGTGCGGCTAGACCCGCCAATGCGAAAATACATGCCAGCACCCTCCACATCTCCGCCTGCCCTTCCTGCCCTAGCCGCAAGGTCTCAAAGTCCTCTGTGCTCAAGAAATACTCGGAGCCGTCGGTGGGTGGACGGATTTTAGGGAGGCGGTCCGTGTCCAGGATAAGCTCGCCCACTGCAGTTAAGGATGCGCCCACCTTCAGCATCTCCTCCGTTTCAAGTTGACCTTTGGGCTTCTCTCCGCTCAGGTACTGGCCAATCAGGTCCGTGAAGCCGTAGCTGGCCTGGTGGAACTTCTCGTGGATGATTTCCATATTGGGACCCGTGGCCTCCAGGGGGCAGAGCACACGCACGAATGCCTTGTTCACACCCACCAAGTTAAAGGGCACAGCATTCACACGCTGATGAAGCAAACGCTCGCTGTCTGTCCTGAAGGATGTGAATGAGATTTGTGTTTGAGAATTGCCATGTTAGACTGACTTATACACACTGTCGTTCATAAGTTTGTTGTTGGTAAgtcagtaatgtttttgaaagaagtctcttatgctcaccaaggctgtatttatttgatcaaaaatacagtaaaactgtaatattgtgaaatattattataatttaaaataatttgaattaggGCTGACAAgagattaaaatttttaatctaattcaTTACACaatgtggcgattaattaatctaattaatcgcacatcaaatttggctgagaaattacccctaaaagataaagtcattattgtgttaaatgaataaagcattaaatagacattacaaaaagtagcttcagaGAAAAAATAACGGCCAgcaggtggcggtaaatgtctaaatgagtaagtcattgagtaattcattcattcaaatagcTGATTCATGAATGAGCCATtaaatcattggttcacccTATTGATTCGCTCAAAACGCAGAAGCattaaatcgacagccctaatttgaatatattttaaaatgtaatttattcctgtgatgtcaaagctgaattttcagcatcattactccagtcttcagtgtcacatgatctttcagaaatcattctaatatgatgatttggtgctcaaaaaacatatttttatacaatattttttattataaatggtgaaaacaaatgtgctgcgtaattttttgtgaaaagaagaacagaatttttgttaacattatgaatgtctttactgtcacttttaatcaatttaaaggtggggtaagccatatttcaaaaacactgtttggaagttagtcggaccgacaccaacaacaaacctgtagccaatcagcattagatggttgaggagagagaatgagcaagaaggagatttgaagaaagactccagaaagagagaggagaCTCTAAAggatatcactggaatgaaggtttatgactgggcaaaatctttaggacccacgttaatattagaaaagctttccagtgctggagagagctaagcgggaaaaTCTGATAACCGATGCAGAGactgctttgattccgcttcacatgtgagtgacactgggtttgagtgtcattgattgtctggagctgctgtgctgttggcgactaacaacaaactcttgtttgtatttactcttgtgtactgtacgttcattttttgtgcttccttgtcgttcgttcataaTCTGCgcattattttttgtgaagcattattttgttgcatgtcagctgtgataaacagacatccactctcgcattGTGTGTGTAAAAGAGGCTAGTTGAGAGTTGAGTAGGTAAACCACCGCGCACTGACGACTGCTAGAGGATGCAGTGTTTaacgtcattgttagtgcactcgcctcgccTGTCAGCAGCAGCGATcagggttcgagaccgactcggagcagggtggttaggattggagggtgagttttggaggcagagcaatgaagacaggggtgggtttgtttgggttgatttcaaatatcaacaatgtccaacagcatttttgaaatatggcttaccccacctttaatgcatccttgctgaaaaaagtttttttttttttttaacaaaagattaatctaaaatcttactgaccccaaacttttgaacagtaatgtatatGTAACAGCAAGGGAGCAGGTTTTACCAAGTGCGTGCTAAACTGTTCCACACAAGCTTGTGTTCTCGGAGGACCAGTTTCTGGATGACACCAACACTGCATTCCTGAAACTGACTCCTTAATGGTTCCCCTACAGGCTGAACTGTACctacagagaaagaaagacagaaagcaaATCAGTGGCAGTGGAAGTGAAAGAGAGAACGAGTTATATTCTACAGATCAGCTGAGATGCTATATGGTGGAAAATATAGGTTACCCTCGATGACCACATACTGCAGACATTTCCCCGGTGAGGCATTTAAAAGATCTGTTAACTTCTCATCCAGTGGCAGTAGTGGAGCTTCCTAACATCAAAAACAAattagtttcttttttctttttttagaaacaatcaggaacaaaaaaaatgtttctttaattCTCCTACAGTTTCCTTTCCTGTagcagacatttttaaaaaaaaacccctgaAAAACTAGAATAACAGGGTTGGAAAAGTCATCAGTCCCATGATTTAATACTCCGTAAAGCCTCCTAATCTTTTTGGATATGTCTGTACTAGGTCTGCACACCTAAATTGTGGAATATTTGCCCATTCTTCAGTCAAATTCAGTGGTGAGCGGCAATGGACTGCTTTCTCCAAGTCCATCCACAGATTTTCTATCGGATTCAGGGCTCTGACttggccactcaaggacattcaccttCCTATCCTTAAGCCATTGCGTTGTTCTTTTGGGGGTATGATTAgggtcattgtcatgttggaagtTGAATGACCTGCCCATCTTCAGCTGTCTAGCAGAGGGACGCAGGGTTTCCTCAAGAATTTGGATGTAttggcagcatccattttcccTTCAAACCTGACCAATCGCCCAGTCCCCGCTGAAGAGAAACACCCCCATAACataatgctgccaccaccatgcttcacagtaggtatggtgtgttttgggtggtgtgctgtgtttgcttTTTGCCAAACATTGCGCTTAGTCCAAAAAGGTTAATTTTGGTCTCTTCAGACAATAGCACCTTTTGCCAGATGGCATCAGAGTCTTCCAGGTGTTTTTTTGCATAGCACAAACGAGACTGAGTGTGGCACTTTTTCAGGAAAGGTTTCTTTCTTGCCACCCTGCCATACAGGCCAGCTTTGTGTAAAGCTTGTGAGATAGTTGTCACATGCACAGACCAACCAGTCCAAGCCACAAAGCCTTGTAAGTCCTTCAAAGTTGCGTTTGGCCTCTTGGTAGCTTCTCTAATCAATCTCCTCCTGGCTCGGTCATCCAGTTTGGATAGACGGCCTGATCTAGGCAATGTGCTGGTGGTGCCATACACTTTCCACTTAATGATGCTCTGAACAGTACTCAGAGAGATAGCTAAAGccttcaaaatgtttttgtagccTTTTCCTAACTTGTGGCTTTCTACAACTTTATCCTGCACCATGGTGAATTCTTTGCAAATCTTAGCCTGGTGTTGATCTGGAAGTTGATTGGTTGCACCTGAGCAAGTTTATAATGGTATACTCTAAGGGGCTGATCACTTTACCAAACCAggtatttcacaaataaatttttaatctaTGTAAATGTGTAATTTGAGCTATAAAGCTGTTTAAACTGTCATTTTTGCACTGTTACTCACGTTAAGCTTGTCCACAGTTTTGCGTTTCTTCCTGTAGATGTAATAAAAAAGACCAGAGAGAGCCACACTTGAACCCAAACACACAATCTCCAGTGTCCGGATGGGGAAATCCTCCATCTTCCACCTCACcccttcttcctcttctctagATTACTGAACACAGagtcaaataataatgaacagaTGTAAGGACCAGGATGAATCATGAAAAATGATGAGGATTTAATTCAGCATTCATTTTCATTACActatttcatttacatttatcctACAAGGTGTTGCTAGGCTGTTCTTAGTAGTTCTGAGGAATTGCTAGGTTTTCTCGAGGTTGATAGGCATTGACAGGGTGTTCTGGCTgtcatggatggatggattaaaaaaaaaaagaggcaataataaaagagagagagagcaactTAAAAGAGcatgtatgtgtatgttaaATTAGAATTGACAGTTGCCCCTTTTAAATTCCGACAATGCAAGTCCATGGGATTTTGGGGTGTTTTATAGTCGATTTAAAGAAAactgacacaaacacactacCAACACCTCtacaataatatatacataacaataacaacagttCTCCAAACAAGGTTAATCATTTGTCGGCTGTCAAAATGAAATGTGACCCATAAATGACCTTTAAAGGATTTAACCTAATGCTTTGACCGCTTTTACGTATGTACACgctcataaataaatattaaagttcTGTCTAaaacaacagaaatgaacatcGCACGAGTAAGGAgcagaaaatcgcctttaacaCTCACACAATCCTCCTGAATACATTACCGGAAACGATGTTGTTTGGGTCACGTGGTACGTCAACGTGGGTAGCTATGACGTTTGCCTGACTGAATCTGGTGACACAACTTTATGCAGccaaacacattttaagtatactttatgtgaTAATTATAAGCTTGTTGTTATTCGGTTTGTTCTCTGCATGCTTtcctttaatataatttttattaaaaagtcATTGAAACGTTTTAAAcgaacataattttttttaaaagtttaaataaacatatttgtaTACACATAAAtacgtaaaataaataaattgtaacaaCGTTTCAAACGTatcttcagtcaaaaaaaaaatctgtttttttttttcaatggcaTTTTTTGCCTTGGGGacttttaatttacatttcagTGTTTCCTATTTCGACACGCGTTTGTGATCGAAGTTGCTGACTT
Encoded here:
- the mul1a gene encoding mitochondrial ubiquitin ligase activator of nfkb 1-A, yielding MEDFPIRTLEIVCLGSSVALSGLFYYIYRKKRKTVDKLNEAPLLPLDEKLTDLLNASPGKCLQYVVIEGTVQPVGEPLRSQFQECSVGVIQKLVLREHKLVWNSLARTWTDSERLLHQRVNAVPFNLVGVNKAFVRVLCPLEATGPNMEIIHEKFHQASYGFTDLIGQYLSGEKPKGQLETEEMLKVGASLTAVGELILDTDRLPKIRPPTDGSEYFLSTEDFETLRLGQEGQAEMWRVLACIFALAGLAALMWVGRRYYRQLKLRWEQENMRREFELMAEREEEENGGDNLENACVICLSNPRSCVLLDCGHVCCCFRCYQALPQPNCPICRQNIKRVVPLYQA